A window from Bacteroidales bacterium encodes these proteins:
- a CDS encoding TolC family protein, translating to MIPNKKIIITIVLIGFSIKIFGQDTLLITFDDAVKIALKESYTIKLFKSNQQSMQHYFSFYKATFKPRLDLNLFAPAWSESVTEIQQADTLPVYNSIGSMQVGGNLKFTYTLPTGGNLAFTSYSYREYISTAFSGMNYKKLNTNDVYNRFVISLEQPLFTKNRLKEDLKEAELQYEKSNCIYTRAQMDIIYNVSFGFYNLYRASMEKDIANEKMKNSEESFRIAKLKYETGNIPEGDLLIAEITKAQNKTKYSEVCSILDREKDNFKQLIGLEIDRNITIVTDLRYDIYKIDLNTAINQGLLNRLELSEAQFDIELQKIQTDRAKREGRIQGKISAYYDLTGVSTLNKGSLSELYNSSIDNIKVRPPNRSIVFSIAIPISDWGRSKSLYRRENCRLEERKLVLENTKNTIIKEIRDIVRTVEESRSRLNIYEKNKEVSAKSYKISQLRFSNGELTSQQLAVEQERLSQVQLEYLNAYITYQMALADLKRKTMWDFQNYRSYIAPLE from the coding sequence ATGATTCCTAATAAAAAAATTATCATAACTATTGTGTTGATTGGCTTTTCCATTAAAATATTTGGACAAGATACCTTATTAATCACTTTTGATGATGCCGTTAAAATTGCATTAAAAGAAAGTTATACGATAAAATTGTTTAAATCGAATCAACAGTCCATGCAGCATTATTTCTCATTTTATAAAGCGACTTTCAAACCTCGACTCGATTTGAATCTGTTTGCACCTGCTTGGTCTGAGTCCGTAACTGAAATTCAACAGGCAGATACATTGCCTGTATATAATTCAATTGGATCGATGCAAGTTGGGGGAAATCTTAAATTTACATACACTTTGCCCACAGGAGGTAATTTAGCCTTTACCTCTTATTCATATCGAGAATATATATCAACAGCATTCTCTGGTATGAATTATAAAAAACTTAACACTAATGATGTATATAATCGATTTGTGATAAGTTTGGAGCAACCTTTATTTACTAAAAATAGATTGAAAGAGGATTTGAAAGAGGCTGAACTTCAATATGAAAAATCGAATTGTATATATACACGGGCCCAAATGGATATTATATATAATGTAAGCTTTGGTTTTTATAACTTATATCGTGCAAGTATGGAAAAAGATATTGCAAACGAAAAAATGAAAAATTCAGAGGAGTCGTTTCGGATTGCAAAATTGAAATATGAAACAGGGAACATACCCGAGGGAGATTTATTGATTGCCGAGATAACAAAAGCACAAAATAAGACTAAATACTCTGAGGTTTGTAGCATCCTTGATCGAGAGAAGGATAATTTTAAACAGTTGATAGGATTGGAAATAGATAGAAATATTACAATTGTAACAGACCTACGATATGATATTTACAAAATTGATTTAAACACTGCTATTAATCAAGGTTTGCTTAATAGACTTGAATTGTCAGAAGCGCAATTTGATATTGAGTTACAAAAAATACAGACTGACAGAGCAAAACGGGAAGGAAGGATACAGGGTAAAATATCAGCGTACTACGATCTTACGGGAGTGAGTACATTGAATAAGGGATCTTTAAGCGAATTGTATAATTCTTCAATAGACAATATCAAAGTGAGACCACCGAACAGGAGCATCGTATTTTCAATAGCAATTCCTATTTCTGATTGGGGTAGATCTAAATCTCTATACAGAAGAGAAAATTGCAGGCTTGAAGAGAGGAAATTAGTTCTTGAAAATACAAAGAACACAATTATAAAGGAAATTCGCGATATCGTGCGTACTGTCGAGGAAAGTCGAAGTAGGCTGAATATTTATGAAAAAAACAAGGAAGTTTCAGCTAAAAGTTATAAAATAAGTCAACTTAGGTTTTCGAATGGAGAGCTTACAAGTCAGCAGTTGGCTGTAGAGCAAGAAAGACTTTCGCAAGTGCAATTAGAATATTTAAATGCATATATCACTTATCAAATGGCATTAGCTGATTTGAAAAGAAAAACCATGTGGGATTTTCAAAATTATAGAAGTTATATAGCACCATTAGAATAA
- the gwsS gene encoding grasp-with-spasm system SPASM domain peptide maturase, with protein sequence MRDRFKLFSCCIPVKGYLRSALYDLQRKNYLFIPNSLLDILTNYSGKTFDEVLQLVDDEREQVEKYFSYLLENEFIFLCEKEDLENFPPLNQSWESSAGVNSIIIDIDGCSNYDYTNIANDISRLRSKVIQLRIFSIKGKKEIADIINIFSKIDTKNLEVIFPNKEGVNVEFIKEIIDRNSKVTSLFITDSPNKELSDYKQTTVRYTADKIINESSCGIISKAYFVCHLNTYTESQNFNTCLNRKVSIDVNGNIKNCPSCTQSFGNIKNSTIKGAMKHPDFRKLWGVSKDQIDVCKDCEFRHMCTDCRAYIKDPENIYSQPANCTYNPYIAKWEGEEGYVSVEECGTYSKSKGFVVDVMKVETLNMELWGS encoded by the coding sequence ATGCGAGACCGCTTTAAGCTATTTTCTTGCTGCATCCCAGTGAAAGGTTACCTAAGATCTGCCCTGTATGATTTACAAAGGAAAAACTACCTTTTCATCCCAAATTCGTTATTAGATATACTTACTAATTACTCGGGTAAAACATTCGATGAGGTTTTACAACTAGTCGATGATGAGCGGGAACAAGTTGAAAAATACTTTTCATACCTGCTTGAGAACGAGTTTATTTTTTTATGCGAGAAAGAGGATTTGGAGAACTTTCCTCCCCTTAACCAATCATGGGAATCCTCGGCGGGAGTAAATTCAATCATTATTGATATTGATGGATGCAGTAATTATGATTATACAAATATTGCCAATGATATTTCTAGGTTAAGGTCAAAAGTAATTCAGCTAAGAATATTTTCAATAAAAGGTAAAAAGGAAATAGCAGATATAATCAATATATTTTCAAAAATAGATACAAAAAATTTAGAGGTTATATTTCCCAATAAGGAAGGTGTAAATGTTGAATTTATAAAGGAAATCATTGACAGGAACAGCAAAGTAACCTCTCTGTTTATTACAGACTCACCCAACAAAGAATTATCAGATTACAAGCAAACCACGGTACGCTATACAGCTGATAAAATCATCAATGAGTCCAGCTGTGGAATTATTAGTAAAGCATACTTTGTTTGCCATTTAAACACTTATACCGAATCTCAAAACTTTAATACCTGCCTAAACAGGAAGGTTTCTATTGATGTAAATGGCAATATCAAAAATTGCCCATCATGCACCCAATCCTTTGGGAATATCAAAAATTCGACAATTAAAGGAGCAATGAAACATCCTGATTTCAGAAAATTGTGGGGTGTATCAAAAGACCAGATTGATGTTTGTAAGGATTGTGAGTTTCGTCACATGTGTACTGATTGTAGAGCCTACATTAAAGATCCAGAAAACATCTACTCACAGCCAGCCAATTGCACTTATAATCCCTACATTGCTAAATGGGAGGGCGAGGAGGGTTATGTTTCCGTAGAGGAGTGTGGCACATATTCTAAAAGTAAGGGATTTGTTGTTGATGTGATGAAGGTCGAAACTTTAAATATGGAACTATGGGGTTCTTGA
- a CDS encoding tetratricopeptide repeat protein encodes MNFQEKMSLVANALIKDKRLAKIHKEEKFKIDAKKYYDNKMTPAQRAEFESRLIKDMELFSKVDQPKETSSSSEELLLKKQLEEAFKNYEASQEQPSINTPSITIIKKTSISNRFKYWLAAASILVLFIVGITIGYNAQPSDSLENRLYAEYYAPLSNFNDYILANNTFIIAKQKYRDGDYTNALLLLKDLPSYVNIEAERNMFIGLSSMEIGRYKVAVGYFEEILTNQSNFDYIPQVRWYLGLCYLKLGNKEKAIEIFHATVSSNNDYSKEAKQILKRIYD; translated from the coding sequence ATGAACTTTCAAGAAAAAATGTCTTTAGTTGCAAATGCATTAATCAAGGATAAGCGTTTAGCAAAAATCCATAAGGAAGAAAAATTTAAAATCGATGCAAAGAAATACTACGATAATAAAATGACTCCAGCCCAACGAGCCGAGTTTGAGAGTAGGCTAATAAAGGATATGGAGCTTTTCAGTAAGGTTGACCAGCCTAAGGAAACAAGTAGCTCTTCGGAGGAACTTCTTCTAAAAAAGCAGCTGGAGGAAGCTTTTAAAAACTACGAAGCATCTCAGGAACAACCTAGCATCAACACCCCTAGCATCACCATAATAAAGAAAACTTCTATAAGTAATCGATTTAAATACTGGTTAGCCGCTGCTTCGATCCTTGTGCTTTTTATTGTTGGTATAACAATAGGCTACAATGCTCAACCCAGTGATTCGCTGGAGAACAGGCTGTACGCAGAGTATTATGCTCCGCTTAGTAATTTTAATGACTACATACTGGCTAACAACACCTTTATTATTGCCAAACAGAAGTATAGGGATGGGGATTATACCAATGCCCTACTGCTTTTGAAGGATCTACCATCGTATGTAAACATTGAGGCCGAGAGAAATATGTTCATCGGCTTGTCATCAATGGAGATTGGTAGGTATAAGGTGGCAGTAGGCTATTTCGAAGAAATTCTTACAAACCAGAGCAATTTTGATTATATCCCACAGGTCAGGTGGTATCTTGGGCTTTGCTATCTTAAATTGGGAAATAAGGAAAAGGCGATTGAAATCTTCCATGCCACCGTAAGCAGTAATAATGATTACAGTAAAGAGGCAAAGCAAATTCTAAAAAGAATTTATGATTAA
- a CDS encoding CHAT domain-containing protein encodes MKYFFTIFILIISNINALSIPSDTVYVKKIYDRARGFIESGDNGKAIPLLEEIVTIKKSNTTDFSPQYFKLYNILGVLYKNSGLLQIALDYYRKALDATKDIDEKSLMYGNLGALYTKQGEYAKAINYYSYALALFENSQNLSKKNIFITYSNLGFAYYNAGQWEKSLYYYQKSIQISKENSFKDLGVTYYNAGFSCQKLGKLKEANQYYFLSIQNYTNEYGQRHYKTAMSYINYAQYLLAVNDLSKSWEYNTRAYQVLSQTVGLKHPYIAICLMDIGNYCYSSKDYRRALSYYQQSLIAKVSTFNDTSILANPKSEGFPDIKMIEILKAKAQALTAYSRHLNSSSYLLAALETYRLTAGYIEKLRMGYSYESSKLQISSHEHEVFIAIVTIAYQLYLQTNDESYKTLAFEFAERGKYGVLRQLQNENMARDRAGIPDSITSRELRIKERIGSLQYAINEESKLERPSTDKLEKLNAELFGLVRESDQLVKDIESSYPAYYNQKYSNQVVSVTQLQKSMDKKEAILEYVLGNNELYTFAITKDTFLLVKQETDSTFRSNLNFIIYSLHSESTMGYYEYMDAAYAFYQKLIYPVEPLLKNKNLLIIPDGELNLIAFDALIDKPHADKRDYRKESYLLRKYPIGYAYSATLYSNSLSSIHRGSPDFLGIAPDYKNSKDSLRSIPMGLRSIRRTTLLTFGKSLTGSNATEANFKKYYGRYGIIHFYAHGLEDTLNSANSKLALSAPTDSTDDGYLHAWEVYNMQLNADLVVLASCYSGSGKLSKGEGVLSLSRSFMYAGSQSVIMSLWIAYDEPTNEILNDFYLNLLMGMRKDEALRLAKLKYLENEPIYTRPRFWAGIVVNGNQNGLYHHWLLKRIILAVTIILLILLALLKRKAIRSLLHK; translated from the coding sequence ATGAAATATTTCTTTACTATTTTCATTCTTATCATTTCTAACATAAATGCGCTAAGCATTCCATCGGATACGGTTTATGTAAAGAAAATTTACGATAGGGCAAGGGGATTTATTGAATCGGGCGATAATGGCAAAGCCATTCCATTACTGGAGGAGATAGTAACAATCAAAAAAAGTAATACAACTGATTTTAGTCCTCAGTATTTCAAGTTGTATAATATTCTGGGAGTATTGTACAAAAATTCGGGTCTTTTGCAGATAGCCTTGGATTATTACCGTAAGGCGTTGGATGCTACAAAAGATATCGATGAAAAATCTTTAATGTACGGAAATCTTGGTGCACTTTATACTAAACAAGGTGAATATGCTAAGGCGATAAACTACTACTCCTACGCATTGGCACTGTTTGAAAACTCACAGAATCTCTCAAAAAAGAATATTTTCATTACGTATAGTAACCTAGGCTTTGCATACTATAATGCTGGGCAGTGGGAAAAATCGTTGTACTACTACCAGAAAAGCATTCAAATATCAAAAGAAAATAGCTTTAAAGATTTAGGGGTTACTTATTATAATGCTGGTTTTTCCTGCCAAAAATTGGGCAAGCTTAAAGAAGCGAATCAGTACTATTTCCTATCCATCCAGAACTATACGAATGAGTATGGGCAGAGGCACTACAAAACGGCCATGTCGTATATCAACTACGCACAGTACCTACTTGCAGTGAACGATTTATCAAAAAGTTGGGAATACAATACCCGGGCGTACCAAGTTTTATCCCAAACCGTTGGGCTAAAGCACCCGTACATCGCCATATGCTTAATGGATATAGGGAATTACTGCTACTCCAGCAAGGATTACCGCAGGGCATTATCGTACTACCAGCAATCGCTCATTGCCAAAGTTTCCACATTCAACGATACATCAATTCTGGCTAACCCAAAGAGCGAGGGTTTCCCCGATATTAAGATGATTGAGATACTAAAAGCCAAAGCGCAAGCCCTTACGGCGTACTCAAGGCATCTGAATAGTTCCTCTTACCTTTTGGCTGCACTGGAAACCTATCGGCTTACGGCGGGTTATATCGAGAAACTTCGTATGGGGTACTCCTACGAGAGCTCTAAACTGCAAATCTCATCGCACGAGCATGAGGTGTTTATTGCCATTGTGACTATTGCCTACCAGCTATACCTACAAACGAACGATGAGAGCTATAAAACCCTTGCCTTCGAGTTTGCAGAAAGGGGAAAGTACGGAGTTCTGCGTCAGCTCCAAAACGAGAACATGGCACGGGATAGAGCGGGTATTCCCGATAGCATAACCAGCAGAGAGCTTAGAATTAAAGAGCGTATTGGTAGCCTTCAGTACGCCATAAACGAGGAGAGCAAACTGGAACGCCCGAGTACAGACAAGCTGGAAAAGCTGAATGCCGAACTGTTCGGTCTGGTAAGGGAGAGCGACCAACTCGTGAAAGATATAGAAAGCAGCTACCCTGCATACTACAATCAGAAGTACAGCAACCAAGTTGTAAGTGTTACTCAGCTACAAAAGTCAATGGACAAGAAGGAGGCTATACTGGAATACGTGCTGGGGAATAATGAGCTGTACACCTTTGCCATTACCAAGGACACATTTTTACTAGTAAAGCAGGAAACCGACAGCACCTTCCGCTCAAACCTTAATTTTATAATCTACTCCTTGCATAGCGAGTCCACAATGGGTTACTACGAGTACATGGATGCAGCGTATGCCTTCTACCAAAAACTGATCTACCCGGTTGAACCCCTGCTAAAGAACAAAAACCTGCTTATAATCCCGGATGGTGAGCTGAACCTTATCGCCTTTGATGCGCTCATAGACAAACCACATGCTGATAAACGTGATTACAGAAAAGAATCGTACCTGTTGCGAAAATACCCCATAGGCTATGCCTATTCCGCCACGTTGTACAGCAATTCCCTGAGTAGCATTCACAGAGGCTCACCCGATTTTCTTGGAATTGCACCCGATTACAAAAACTCCAAAGATTCGCTAAGAAGCATTCCTATGGGGTTAAGGAGCATAAGGAGAACGACATTGCTGACCTTCGGCAAATCGCTAACTGGGAGTAACGCTACGGAAGCGAACTTCAAAAAGTACTATGGCAGGTACGGGATTATCCATTTCTACGCACACGGGTTGGAGGATACCCTTAACTCCGCCAATTCGAAGCTAGCCCTATCCGCTCCAACCGATTCCACTGACGATGGCTATTTGCATGCATGGGAGGTCTATAACATGCAGCTGAATGCTGATCTTGTGGTACTGGCATCGTGCTACTCTGGGTCTGGAAAATTGTCCAAGGGGGAAGGGGTGCTAAGCCTAAGTAGGAGCTTTATGTACGCTGGTAGCCAATCAGTAATTATGTCGCTATGGATTGCATACGATGAGCCAACAAACGAAATACTAAACGATTTTTACCTGAACCTGCTCATGGGGATGCGAAAGGATGAGGCGCTAAGGCTAGCCAAACTGAAATATCTTGAAAACGAACCCATTTATACTCGCCCACGTTTTTGGGCGGGCATAGTGGTAAATGGCAACCAGAATGGGCTGTACCACCACTGGCTACTAAAAAGGATAATCCTCGCCGTTACCATAATTCTGCTTATACTCCTTGCTTTATTGAAACGGAAAGCGATAAGAAGCTTGCTTCATAAATAG
- a CDS encoding site-specific integrase, giving the protein MGLAKIVFWSYQTNKDGESPIFIRVIEDRKPRYIKTGFNCTEKDWDSKENRFRTNYRKAEDLQKAKDHERNNELLLKKLNDANKVIKDLIADDNVISSEQVKEEMLRAKSVGKHSVLSFIDKVVEEKRRLGNLGTAKCYKDLGKSFETFLTEQNKTDVVFKEITYSFLKKYENYFLSKGATGNGISFYMRSLRAVFNRAIQEKVCKIEMYPFNSYKIASLSSKTAKRAITRDEIEKIKGVDLEDDAQKIRSKNLFLFSYYCRGLNFVDMAMLKWKNIKDNRLGYIRQKTHKPYNVLLLAPALEILSYYKQKFYRGDKSYIFPILDEDKHKTQESINNRLHKVLGQTNKDLKVIGNEAKLSIPLTTYVARHTYATVMKRSGVSTSIISEALGHDSERTTQIYLDSFANDVLDEASNAIL; this is encoded by the coding sequence GTGGGACTAGCAAAAATAGTATTTTGGAGTTATCAAACCAATAAAGATGGAGAATCTCCTATTTTTATCAGAGTAATTGAAGACCGAAAACCTCGGTATATCAAGACTGGCTTTAATTGTACTGAAAAAGATTGGGATTCTAAGGAGAATCGCTTTAGAACAAATTATCGTAAAGCCGAAGATTTGCAAAAAGCAAAGGATCATGAAAGGAACAATGAACTTTTATTGAAAAAACTCAATGATGCCAATAAAGTCATTAAGGATTTAATCGCCGATGACAATGTAATTTCTTCGGAGCAGGTAAAGGAAGAAATGCTCAGGGCAAAATCGGTTGGAAAACATTCTGTTCTAAGTTTTATTGACAAAGTTGTTGAAGAGAAAAGGCGATTGGGGAATCTAGGTACAGCTAAATGCTACAAAGACTTGGGGAAGTCTTTTGAAACATTCCTTACTGAGCAAAACAAAACGGATGTAGTTTTTAAAGAGATAACCTATTCTTTTCTAAAAAAGTATGAGAACTATTTTCTTTCAAAGGGTGCTACTGGAAATGGAATATCGTTTTACATGCGTTCATTACGAGCCGTTTTTAATAGAGCAATACAAGAAAAGGTTTGCAAAATAGAGATGTATCCCTTCAACAGCTATAAAATTGCCTCATTAAGCTCTAAAACCGCCAAACGAGCTATTACGAGAGATGAAATTGAAAAAATTAAGGGTGTTGATTTAGAGGATGATGCTCAGAAAATACGCTCAAAAAACCTATTCCTTTTCAGCTACTACTGCCGAGGATTAAATTTTGTAGATATGGCGATGCTAAAGTGGAAAAATATAAAGGATAATAGATTAGGTTATATTAGACAAAAAACTCATAAACCCTACAATGTTTTGCTCCTTGCACCAGCATTAGAAATTCTTAGTTACTATAAGCAGAAATTCTATAGGGGCGATAAAAGTTATATATTTCCGATTTTGGACGAGGATAAGCATAAAACTCAAGAAAGCATAAATAATAGATTGCATAAAGTTTTGGGACAGACCAATAAGGATTTAAAAGTTATTGGTAATGAAGCAAAGTTGAGTATACCCCTAACGACCTATGTAGCACGTCATACTTATGCAACCGTTATGAAAAGGAGTGGTGTCTCCACTTCAATTATTAGCGAAGCATTGGGGCATGATAGCGAACGGACTACTCAAATCTACTTAGATAGTTTTGCAAATGATGTGCTAGACGAAGCCAGTAACGCAATATTGTAA
- the gwsG gene encoding grasp-with-spasm system ATP-grasp peptide maturase, translating into MIVIISKPDDRSVDRVIEWLLKFGYSNILRLSEDKPITILGMRLVNDSIEPEIDLMVEGRIFKVSEIDFFWYRNGSIKLELPDSLKEILENQLKEFLGWELTVCRNFIIRQLQQRPSLGNFFRSTVNKLEKLQIAKEIGFDIPNTFISSKPSALVNYIEKNQCITKPIGEAMPIGEDDSFIDLQTAIVDLNKIKNQSEHIFPSLIQEKIEKWVEVRTFVLYNEVYAMAIFSQNNKQTDTDYRNYDFSKMNRMVTYKLPAKVEEKILNFMKKCELNTGSIDLVLTPDNRFVFLEVNPAGNIEMVSDSCNYWLEKKIAEYIIQTIPSCPIQS; encoded by the coding sequence ATGATTGTAATAATCAGCAAACCCGATGATCGGAGCGTTGACCGAGTGATTGAGTGGCTCTTAAAATTTGGCTACTCTAATATTCTCCGATTGAGTGAGGATAAGCCCATTACTATTCTTGGAATGAGGTTAGTGAACGATTCCATCGAGCCAGAAATTGATTTAATGGTTGAGGGTAGAATCTTTAAGGTGAGTGAAATTGATTTCTTCTGGTATAGGAATGGGAGCATTAAACTAGAACTACCTGATTCTTTAAAGGAAATTTTAGAAAACCAGCTAAAAGAGTTTTTAGGATGGGAGCTAACCGTTTGCAGGAACTTTATTATTCGGCAACTACAGCAAAGACCCTCCTTGGGTAATTTTTTTAGATCAACCGTCAATAAACTTGAGAAGCTGCAAATTGCCAAAGAAATAGGCTTTGATATACCAAACACCTTTATCTCAAGCAAACCCTCTGCATTAGTCAATTATATTGAAAAAAATCAATGTATAACAAAACCCATAGGAGAGGCAATGCCTATTGGTGAGGATGATTCTTTTATAGATCTTCAAACCGCTATTGTTGACCTTAATAAAATTAAAAACCAATCAGAACATATTTTCCCTTCATTAATTCAAGAAAAGATAGAAAAATGGGTAGAAGTAAGAACTTTTGTACTCTACAATGAGGTTTATGCAATGGCAATATTCTCTCAGAACAACAAGCAAACAGATACTGATTATAGGAATTACGATTTCAGTAAAATGAACCGAATGGTTACGTATAAATTACCTGCCAAGGTTGAAGAGAAGATTTTAAACTTCATGAAGAAATGTGAGTTGAATACAGGTTCTATCGATTTGGTACTTACCCCTGATAATCGGTTTGTTTTCCTAGAGGTGAACCCTGCTGGAAATATCGAGATGGTTAGCGATAGCTGTAACTATTGGCTGGAGAAAAAAATTGCTGAATATATCATTCAAACGATCCCATCATGTCCGATTCAAAGCTAA